From the Zymomonas mobilis subsp. pomaceae ATCC 29192 genome, the window CTTTTTCAAAAATCAGCCAATCAAGGCAACGCAGAAGCACAAAATGGGCTCGCGGTTTTGTATTGGACAGGAGAGGGCATCTCACAGAACAAAGCCCAAGCCTTACAACTCTTTCAAAAGGCTGCTGACCAAGACAATGCGGAGGCACAAAATAATTTAGCAAAAATTTATCGCGGGGGAGACGGTATCCTAAAGGATAGCGCCAAGGCCTTTCAGCTCTTCCAAAAAGCAGCGGACCAAGGCTATGCTGAAGCGCAATATCATTTGGCGACAATGTATCTAACAGGGGAAGGCATTCCGCAGGATAAAACAAAAGCCTTTGAATTATACCAAAAAGCCGCCGCTCAAGACTATGCGACAGCGCAATATAATCTAGGGGTTATGTATCTGGAAGGAAAGGACATCCCAAAGGATACAGCCAAAGCCGTTCTATTCTTTCAGAAAGCTGCGGAGCAAGGTGATCCAGAGGCTCAGTTTAATTTAGCAAATATGTATGTAAAAGGAGAGGGCATCCTGCAGGATAAAACAAAAGCCTTTCAACTCTTCCAAAAGGCTGCCGACCAAGGCAATTCAGCCGCCCAAAATAATCTGGCGGTTATGTATCTGGAAGGAAAAAGCATCCCAAAGGATAGCGCCAAGGCCTTTCAACTCTTCCAAAAAGCAGCGGACCAAGGCTATGCCGAAGCGCAATATCATTTGGCGACGATGTATCGAACAGGGAAAGACCTTCCGCAGGATAAAAAGAAAGCCTTTGAATTATACCAAAAAGCCGCCGCTCAAGACTATGCGACAGCGCAATATAATCTAGGGGTTATGTATCTGGAAGGAAAGGACATCCCAAAGGATACAGCCAAAGCCGTTCTATTCTTTCAGAAAGCCGCGGAGCAAGGTGATCCAGAGGCTCAGTTTAATTTAGCGAATATGTATGTAAAAGGAGAGGGCATCCCGCAGGATAAAACAAAAGCCTTTCAGCTTTTCCAAAAGGCCGCAGAACAAGGTCTAGCGCGTGCCCAGTATATTCTGGGACTGATGTATCGGGATGGCATCGGAATTCCACAGGATAAAACCAAAGCTTTTCAGCTTTTCCAAAAAGCAGCAGATCAAGGCGTCGTTAATTGACCAAGATGATTCAATAGGGATATTTCAACGGAAACAGAATACAATATCTATAAATAAAAACTACAATTGATTAAGCCGCTAAAAAACTATCGGTAAGATAGCGGATAAATCCCCCTTATCCTTTTGAGACGCGCCAAATACGATTAGCAGCATCGTCGGCGACCAGTAAAGCACCCCGACCATCTCCCGTCATACCCGCCGGCGTACCATACACATCGTTACCTTGCCGAAAACCACTTAAAACCGTGACAGCTTTATCCTGTGGTTCACCTTTATTATTAAAAGGCACGAAGACAACCTGATAACCTGACCATGGATTACGATAAAGAGAGCCATGCTCAGATATAAAGGCCCCCTTTGTAAAAGGCGTCCCCAAACGGACAGAACCACTTTCAGGCGTATCAGCAAAAACAAGTCCCAAGGGTGAAACATGGGGCCCTAATGAATAATCCGGCCAAGCGACAGTCGATTGCGCCGGTTTATATATTTTTTTAATGCGACGGTCGGGATAGCCTCCCCAATAGAATTGAGGCCAACCATAAAAATCACCAAAGTCAACGCGGGTCAGATAATCAGGCACCATATCAGAGCCCATCCCATTCCGTTCATCAACCACAGCCCATAAAGCCTTAGAGGAAGGTTCATAAGCCATGCCGATCGGATTTCGCATCCCTCCGGCGTAAATACGGTGACTATTATTCTTTAAATCTACTTCCCAGATCGCGGCGCGCGCCTGTTCTAGCGCCATACCTTTTTCACCGATATTGCTAGCAGAACCAATGGCGACATAGAGATAATGCCCATCGGGACTAAGAATAATATTGCGGGTCCAATGCTGATTAACGTCACCTGCAGGCAAATCGATGATCTTCTGTCCTACGCCAGAAAGATGATCTTCACCCGTTTTATAGCTATAACTAAAGATGGCATCGCTATTGGCAACATAGAAACGGCCCTCTTTTAGAACCATACCAAAAGGAGAATGCAGGTTATCTAAAAACACCTTTTTCTGGTCCGCTAAACCATCATGATTGCTGTCCCGCAACAGGATAATACGATCGGCAGATGCCGTATGCTGGCGCTGTGTCAAATACCAAAATAAACGTTTAAAGAAGCCTGGCTTATGCAAAGCGGAAATGGGTTTTTCCGTTTCAGCTACCAAGACATCCCCATTGGGTAATGTGTAAAGCCAATGAGGATGATTAAGGTTTTCAGCGAAAACAGTAACTTTTAATCCCACAGCCCCCTTAGGTTTCTGGCTATCAGGCCAACCTACAAAATGCCCAGGATTAAAAACCGGCCACCAGACATGAGGGGGCTCAGTTAATAAAGGTTTCAGCCCAACGACCTTATCAAAATCAACATGGGCCCGATCCTTTAAAATAATAGGCGCGCTCAGAAGAGCCAAAACCACCATAGCCCCCAAAAGACGCCGACGACCACTCGTCCGGTTCCAGATATCCTTAACCATTATAGCGCCCTATTTTTTAGATGATGCTGGTATCTTCCGGCGGGTAAAGTCGCACTCTCTCAACATGCCGACTATCGCCCGCTAACACTTCAATACGCCAACCGCTTGGATGCTCTAATATCTCTCCTGGCTGGGGCACGTGGCCTGCTAAAACTGTCGCAAGTCCACCGATAGTATCTACATCTTCTTCTACTTCACTCAAGCGGGGATCTATCCGTTCTGCAATATCTTCCAATTCCGTGCGGCCTTCGGCTTCCCATATTCCGTCAGGACGCGATGTCAGTAAAGCAGTCGCGGCTTCATCATGTTCGTCTTCAATATCGCCGATAATTTCTTCAACCAAATCTTCAATAGTAATAAGGCCTTCGGTACCAGAATATTCATCAAGCACTATAGCCATA encodes:
- a CDS encoding SEL1-like repeat protein, translating into MILPFSLLAKTNFQSENSTTDNAVLFKAAQRGNAEAQFLLAKKYSLGKEIPKNMKEAFQWYQKAADQNYQKAQYNLASMYEYGEYLPQDKKKAFELYLKAANQGLSAAQYKIGTMYYEGSAVPKNNRKAIEWIRKAADNGLGQAEYALGVLYYTGEILPQDKNKAAYFYKKAEIQGDDTTEYALAITYYSGIKAPQDITKAFQLFQKSANQGNAEAQNGLAVLYWTGEGISQNKAQALQLFQKAADQDNAEAQNNLAKIYRGGDGILKDSAKAFQLFQKAADQGYAEAQYHLATMYLTGEGIPQDKTKAFELYQKAAAQDYATAQYNLGVMYLEGKDIPKDTAKAVLFFQKAAEQGDPEAQFNLANMYVKGEGILQDKTKAFQLFQKAADQGNSAAQNNLAVMYLEGKSIPKDSAKAFQLFQKAADQGYAEAQYHLATMYRTGKDLPQDKKKAFELYQKAAAQDYATAQYNLGVMYLEGKDIPKDTAKAVLFFQKAAEQGDPEAQFNLANMYVKGEGIPQDKTKAFQLFQKAAEQGLARAQYILGLMYRDGIGIPQDKTKAFQLFQKAADQGVVN
- a CDS encoding PQQ-dependent sugar dehydrogenase; translation: MVKDIWNRTSGRRRLLGAMVVLALLSAPIILKDRAHVDFDKVVGLKPLLTEPPHVWWPVFNPGHFVGWPDSQKPKGAVGLKVTVFAENLNHPHWLYTLPNGDVLVAETEKPISALHKPGFFKRLFWYLTQRQHTASADRIILLRDSNHDGLADQKKVFLDNLHSPFGMVLKEGRFYVANSDAIFSYSYKTGEDHLSGVGQKIIDLPAGDVNQHWTRNIILSPDGHYLYVAIGSASNIGEKGMALEQARAAIWEVDLKNNSHRIYAGGMRNPIGMAYEPSSKALWAVVDERNGMGSDMVPDYLTRVDFGDFYGWPQFYWGGYPDRRIKKIYKPAQSTVAWPDYSLGPHVSPLGLVFADTPESGSVRLGTPFTKGAFISEHGSLYRNPWSGYQVVFVPFNNKGEPQDKAVTVLSGFRQGNDVYGTPAGMTGDGRGALLVADDAANRIWRVSKG